One window from the genome of Neospora caninum Liverpool complete genome, chromosome VI encodes:
- a CDS encoding Similar to uniprot|Q12012 Saccharomyces cerevisiae YOR289w, related — translation MGKNEAAKPGKGAGKNGDEDDALEERTAKEAPLSRTPTSKGVSNGSVVLRAEEEMCAWAFDILIAHLEGDQRRPPPPASIVRLKECGVSCPVFVTWMKRRKGAAGFSREDADLRGCIGSLNPIPIMEVGDYVITSALRDRRFKPISLREVPQLKCHVSLLHSYEQAAHALDWTVGLHGTTISFCDDRGAKYSATYLPEIAQEMQMTQREAIASLVKKAGYTGAVTDELLDRVSLTRYQSSQTRLAFDSYVAKYGRYNGASSQEEALDL, via the exons AtggggaaaaacgaggcggcgaagccgggaaaaggcgcggggaagaacggagacgaggacgatgCGCTCGAGGAGCGCACAGCGAAGGAAGCACCCCTTTCGCGGACGCCGACGAGCAAAGGTGTCTCCA ATGGGTCCGTCGTTCTGCGCGCCGAAGAGGAAATGTGCGCGTGGGCTTTCGACATCTTGATCGCCCACCTCGAG gGCGACCAGAGGCGGCCGCCGCCCCCCGCGTCGATCGTGCGCCTCAAAGAATGCGGAGTGTCGTGCCCCGTCTTTGTCACGTGGAtgaagagacgcaaaggcGCTGCTGGATTCTCCCGCGAAGATGCTGACCTGCGCGGCTGCATTGGATCTCTCAATCCCATACCCATCATGGAAGTCG GGGACTATGTGATCACCAGCGCCTTGAGGGATCGACGATTCAAACCGATTTCCCTGCGTGAGGTCCCCCAGCTGAAGTGCCACGTGTCTCTTTTGCATTCCTACGAG caagcggcgcatgcactggaCTGGACCGTCGGCCTACACGGCACAACGATCTCCTTTTGTGATGACCGAGGAGCGAA GTACTCGGCCACCTATCTGCCGGAGATTGCGCAGGAAATGCAGATGACGCAACGCGAGGCAATCGCGTCTCTG GTGAAGAAGGCCGGCTACACGGGAGCGGTGACTGACGAGCTCCTCGACCGCGTGTCGCTCACGCGTTACCAGTCGAGTCAGACCCGCCTCGCCTTTGACTCCTACGTGGCGAAATATGGCCGATACAACGGCGCCTCTTCGCAAGAAGAGGCGCTTGACCTTTAA
- a CDS encoding tRNA uridine 5-carboxymethylaminomethyl modification enzyme GidA, related, protein MPPARRNTVQKRRSSSSAPPPLAVSPPSWPLSLFSSAPFPLFDVCVVGAGHAGLEAALASARVGALTLLVTQSVRTLGELSCNPSIGGIGKGTLVSEVDAFGGGIGRWADQAAIHWRVLNASRGPATWGVRAQIDRKIYKRVVGNEVRDRVARGEFALVEGRATALLVEDERPGTGARDERQDGGAMRQSCFRSPAGWAAEEASAETDCFSQAEGDAEEEDLDGEEGRREKRKTVFLAETRAGRAPRCGGGTGRKRRRVVGVRVRCARNRDGRDSALPPDADEEVEIFARTLVITAGTFLNGKCSTGPSCAVEAGRLSSFPFASSSSLPSAASEKVSSGARHAVEAAKPARRGSACSPARREESSPQEKSASELSASLRSLGFALGRFKTGTPARLYRHSVDFGSLQEQPSDRSPSPFSFLNSPSRLLKVHPSTVSCHLTYTNRETHAIVRSHLDELPEHSGGEGRRGLGPRYCPSIATKVLRFPDRPRHAVWLEPEGRDSPLIYPNGLSGAFSPATQLALLRSIKGLENVEMSAPAYDVEYDFVWPSSLSISLETKAVAGLFLAGQVIGTTGYEEAAAMGLLAGWNAALRALRDKTRCASASANSTDAKHRDAGTPHQAAKEEKAAMQREAAEARSASEAGEKQKEKPVHGDDGRTAVGAERRAAVTVCETREEGSENELFSVTASSLPPAISLNREKFLIGVCAHDLTQTGVEEPYRMFASRSECRLSTRPDNADFRCIDTALRGGIVRDAERIESTRRRRQKAESLLHFLRPRFDVVSCKRSFLLSSTAYPVSSLDRLRSSGLIIFPRLSGGRECG, encoded by the exons ATGCCGCCcgcaagaagaaacaccGTGCAGAAGCGCCG ttcctcctcttctgccccgcctcctcttgcggtctctccaccttcgtggcctttgtctctcttctcgtcggctccgtttcctctcttcgacGTCTGCGTGGTTGGGGCCGGCCACGCCGGCTTGGAggccgctctcgcgtccgCGCGCGTGGGAGCTTTGACTCTCCTCGTCACACagagtgtacgtacactcggGGAGTTGTCTTGCAACCCGTCGATCGGCGGGATCGGGAAGGGTACGCTGGTCAGCGAGGTGGACGCTTTTGGAGGCGGCATCGGGCGGTGGGCTGACCAGGCGGCGATTCACTGGCGCGTTTTGAACGCGAGTCGAGGCCCCGCGACGTGGGGCGTTCGCGCGCAAATCGACCGGAAAATCTACAAGCGCGTGGTCGGGAACGAAGTCCGAGATCGCGTGGCTAGAGGCGAGTTTGCGCTCGTCGAGGGACGGGCGACGGCACTGCTAgtcgaggacgagagacCGGGGACTGGCgcacgagacgagagacaggacggaGGCGCGATGAGGCAGAGCTGCTTCCGCTCTCCTGCAGGATGGGCCGCAGAGGAAGCGTCGGCAGAAACAGACTGCTTTAGCCaggcggagggagacgccgaggaagaagacctcgacggagaggaaggacgacgggaaaagaggaagactgtctttctcgcggaGACAAGAGCCGGCCGGGCGCCGAGGTGTGGAGGCGGAACAGggcgaaagcggagacgcgtcgTCGGCGTCCGTGTGAGATGTGCGCGGAAccgagacggcagagactcTGCACTGCCCccagacgcagacgaagaagtcgAGATCTTCGCACGGACACTTGTTATCACCGCGGGGACATTCTTAAACGGAAAATGCTCCACAGGTCCCTCATGTGCTGTAGAAGCTggtcgtctttcttccttcccgtttgcttcgtcctcttcactTCCTTCGGCCGCGTCGGAGAAAGTCTCGTCCGGCGCAAGACACGCGGTGGAGGCAGCGAAACCCGCCAGGAGGGGGAGCGCCTGCAGTcccgcgaggagagaggaaagctcTCCCCAGGAGAAGTCGGCGTCTGAGCTGTCGGCGAGTCTCCGCAGTCTGGGCTTCGCTCTGGGGCGCTTCAAGACAGGGACGCCTGCGCGGCTGTATAGACACTCCGTCGACTTTGGCTCTCTGCAGGAACAGCCTTCAGAtcgctcgccctcgccgttttctttcctcaactcgccgtcgcgcctgCTGAAGGTGCACCCATCCACCGTTTCTTGCCATCTCACTTACACCAATCGCGAGACTCACGCGATCGTCCGAAGCCACCTGGATGAGCTGCCCGAGCACTCcggcggagaagggagaagaggcttGGGGCCGAGATACTGCCCCTCGATTGCCACGAAG GTGCTGCGTTTCCCAGACCGTCCCCGGCACGCGGTCTGGCTCGAGCCGGAGGGTCGCGACAGCCCGCTGATCTACCCGAACGGTTTGTCGGgtgcgttttcccccgcGACGCAGTTGGCGCTTCTGAGGTCGATAAAGGGACTGGAAAACGTGGAGATGTCGGCGCCCGCCTACGACGTGGAGTACGACTTTGTgtggccttcgtcgctctccatTTCGCTCGAAACGAAGGCGGTTGCaggtctcttcctcgctgggCAAGTGATCGGCACGACCGGCTACGAAGAAGCTGCCGCGATGGGTCTGCTCGCAGGATGGAATGCTGCACTCCGCGCCCTCAGAGACAAGACGCGGTGCGCGAGCGCGAGCGCGAACTCAACGGACGCAAAACATCGCGACGCAGGGACGCCGCACCAGGccgcgaaagaagagaaagcagcgaTGCAACGtgaggcggccgaggccagatccgcgagcgaggcgggcgagaaacaaaaagagaagccggTTCACGGGGATGACGGAAGGACGGCTGTCGGGGCtgagaggcgcgccgcggTGACGGTGTgtgagacgcgagaggaagggagtGAGAACGAACTGTTTTCTGTCACAGCCTCGTCTTTGCCGCCGGCGATCTCTCTCAATCGCGAGAAATTCCTGATTGGCGTGTGCGCCCACGACCTCACACAAACGGGAGTCGAAGAGCCCTACCGCATGTTTGCAAGCAGATCCGAGTGTCGCCTCTCGACGCGGCCCGACAACGCCGACTTcaggtgtatagacaccgCACTGCGAGGCGGGATCGTGCGGGATGCGGAGCGGATCGAGAGCACGCGCCGCCGGAGACAAAAGGCCGAGAGCCTCCTTCACTTTCTGAG ACCACGCTTCGACGTTGTCTCCTGCAAGcgctcgtttctcctctcttccactgcgtaccctgtctcttctctcgatcGTTTGCGCTCTTCAGGTCTTATCATCTTCCCGCGTCTCAGTGGAGGGCGAGAGTGCGGATGA